GCTAATTTTAGGCGTATTGTCATATACAGCTAGCTTTTTCGGTGTGTTTATCATGTTGAATTATATTTTGGCAGACATGATATTTACATACCCAACACAACTGTTTTTCTTTATAATATTATTAATGAATAAAGAAACGATGAAGACATTAAGTTTAAGTCATTTCTTAAAAAGGACAACAGGTAAGGATTGAGAAGAATGAATCATGTATTAATCGTAGATGATGAACAAGATATTAGAGAAATTTGTAAGACCTATTTTGAGTTTGAAGGTTATGAGGTAACAACTGCTTGCGATGGCAAGGACGCGCTCAGCAAGTTAAATGATGGTGTGGATTTAATCATTTTAGATATTATGATGCCCGAGCTCAATGGTTATAAAGTTGTAGAGGAAATGAAAGCACAAGGTTTAGATATTCCTTACATTTATTTAACTGCAAAGACGACTGAAAGCGAGACAATATATGGCTTAATGCTTGGCGCAGATGATTACGTTAAAAAACCATTCAGCCCAAGAGAATTGGTCATACGTGCTAAAAATATTTTAGCTAGAGCATCACAAAAACCCACGCACAAAGATATAATTGAATGTGGTAGTTTAATACTCAATAATTTAACTAAGACAGCAGAAATTAACGGACAAGAATTAGGATTCAGAATAAAAGAATTTGAATTGCTATGGTATTTTGCAACGCATGAAACAATAGCTATTTCCAAGTCAGAATTGTTAGAGAAAGTATGGGGCTATGCGTATTACGAAGACATGAACACATTAAATGTACATATACACCGCATTAGAGAAAAATTAGAAGCCTGTCAGTATGATGAATATACAATAGCTACGGTGTGGGGACTTGGTTATAAGTTCCAAAGGAGTGTTTAATATGTCCATTCGTAAACAATTATTTTATGCATTTATAGTTTCAATACTCATTACGACACTTTTTGTTTGCGTGCTATATAAATTAATGTGGTTTAACGCGCATCAAACGATTATGTTAACATTAGGGTCCTTTATTTCTAGTATGATTACGATGATTATAGCAATATTTTTATTAGCGCCAACGATTCAAAAAATAGAACAATTAAACATCCAAACACAACAAATCGCACAAGGTAATTTTAATATTGAAAGTTTACCAATAACATCTCCCAAAGAATTAAAAGAATTAAATATTTCATTTACTATGATGATAGCTAAAATTCAAGCACAAATGGCTGATATTCAATTAGAACAAGATGAAAAAATAGCGATGATTCAAAACTTAGCACATGATTTAAAAACCCCCTTAGCAAGTATTAAATCTTATTCAGAAGGGCTTAAAGATGGCATTATTCATGACACCGAAGATATAGCAGCGGCTTATCGCATTTTAATAACTCAAACAGACCGTTTGTCACAAATGTTTGATGATTTAACAGACTTAATAGCTGTAAATCGTACCGAACAACTACAAGCAACGATTAATATGGATCAATTGTTAATTCCAGTATTAGAAAGTTATCAGCAACAATTAACGACAGAACATAGAGATGTACAATTAAATATAGATCACACCATCCCTCCATTTCAACAAGACAAAGTAGCACTCGAAAGAATCATTACCAATTTTATCGACAACGCATTGAAATTCTCAGCTAAAGGCACACCGATTAAGATAGACGTTAACAACCCCTCTAACAATCAACTAGCAATATCGGTGACTGATAAAGGCATAGGTATTAAAGAATCACAATTGCCACATATTTTTAAACGCACGTATCGCGTAGAAGCATCCCGCAACAAATCGACGGGCGGCACAGGTTTAGGTCTGTATATTGCACAGACTTTAGCCGAGCGTATCGGTGGCGATATTAAGGTTAATAGCGTTTTTAGTAAAGGTACTACGATAACACTCACTTTTCCAATACAATCATCTTAAAGGGAGAGAGACAAAAATCTTATTTTTATAAGAAGATTTTGTAGTCCCACCCCGGCAAGGATGACTAGAGTTGAAAGACGCTTGATATAAGCGTATTTTCAATTCAGTCATCTACTGCCAATATGAAAAAAATGAGCCTGAAGACACGATAATGTCTAAGGCTCTTTTTAATTAATAAAAAAGTGCATATTAAATAGTTAACAGGGGTAAACTATAGCAATAAGTAACTTTTCTTGAATTATATGTAAGCGATTACATATAGTTGGTATAAATACATAAAACAATGAGTTAGGAGCATGATTATGAAGGATAAAGTAATTATTGTAACTGGTGGCAGTAGCGGTATGGGGAAAGCAATGGCTAAACGATTTGTTGAAGAAGGCGCCAATGTCGTTATAACTGGACGTACGCCTGAGAAATTAGAAGCAACCAAGCAAGAAATAGAACAACGTGAAGGGCAAGTACTGTGTGTAGCAATGGATGTTCGAGATCCTGAAAAGGTACAACAGACAGTCGATGAAACACTAGAGCAATTTGGTAAAATTGATGGTTTGGTAAATAATGCAGCAGGTAATTTTATTTGTCCGGCTGAAGATTTATCGCTAAACGGTTGGAATTCTGTTATTAATATCGTATTAAACGGTACTTGGTATTGTACGCAAGCTGTTGGTAAGCATTGGATTGAGCAAGGGCACAAGGGTGTTATCGTTAATATCGTTGCGCCTTATTCATGGACTTCAGGTCCTGGCGTTATCCATTCAGCAAGCGCTAAAGCGGGTGTGCTATCAATGACACGTACAATCGCTATAGAATGGGGCTCTAAATATGGAATACGTGCTAATGCGATTGCTCCGGGTCCCATAGACAATACTGGAGGCGCTCAACGCTTGACGCTATCAGAAGATGCACGTCAACAAACGTTAGATAGCGTGCCATTAAACCGCATGGGTCAACCAGAAGAAATTGCTGGTCTAGCACGCTTTTTATTCTCAGATGAAGCGAGCTACATCAATGGCGATTGCATCACGATGGACGGTGGCCAATGGCTAAATCGTAATCCGTTTTAAAGTAAAGGGAATAAAAAAATCACGTCCACCTTATTAAGATGGGCGTGATTTTTAGTTATATTATTGATTTACTAAATCTTTGAAGTTTTCTAAGCGTTTTGCTTTTTCTTCTTCGCTGATATCGTGTTTTTGAACGTAACGGTTTCTTTCATGTGCTGCACATTCGTGTGAACATGCACCTAAATAACGCTCTTCGTTTTCTTCAGAAACTAAGATCTGACGGTTACATTCAGGGTTGCTACAGTTGATATAACGTTCACATGGTGTACCATCGAACCATTCTTTACCAACAACTGTTTTGTCTACTTGGTTAATTTCTACGCTAATACGTTCATCGAATACGTACATTTTACCGTCCCAAAATTCGCCTTTTGTTTCAGGGTCTTTACCGTAAGTTGCAATACCATCTTTAAGTTGGCTTACATCTTCGAAACCTTCTTTTAATAACCAGCCAGAGAATTTTTCACAACGGATACCACCAGTACAATAAGTGACAATTTTCTTATCCATAAATTGTTCTTTGTTTTCTTTTATCCAGTCGGGTAAGTCTCTGAATCTAGTGATGTTAGGACGGATAGCCCCTCTGAAATGACCTAAATCATATTCATAGTCATTACGTGCATCAATAACGACCGTATCGTCTGATTGTAATGCATCTCTAAATTCAGTAGGTGATAAATATTTACCTGTTAATTCTTTAGGATTAACGTCGTCTTCAAGATCTAAAGCGACAATTTCATTTCTTGGACGTACGTGCATTTTTTTGAATGCATGACCTTCAGCTTCGTCGATTTTGAAGACGATATCACTGAATCTAGTGTCAGCTCTCATGTGAGCGATATAATTATCAGTTACTTCTTTAGGCCCAGACACTGTACCATTAATACCTTCAGAAGATACTAAAATACGACCTTTTAAGTCGTTGTCCTTACAAAATTGTAAATGCTCAGCTGCAAAAGTTTCGGGGTCATCAATCGTTACGTATTTATAAAATAACAATACTCTATAATCCATTATACTAACTCCTCTTAATTTTTAATGTTGTCTTTAATCATTTATATAAAGTGCCTGTGTGGTTGAATGATATAAGTACTAATGATTTATACCTTGCACCCTTGAGGTATTTTTATTTATGAAGGGGCAAAGAAATTCCATACTATATTTTAACAAAAAAGCGATAATATTCAATGTATTAATATAATTAAGTTTACTCTTTTTCCGTAATTTAAGAAATAGGGTAGGGGGAAATAGTTACGAAACTTTGGTGAACAATGATTGGGAAGATGTGTAATTATAAACTCAAATATAATAAATTTCAATTTTAACATAGGGGTTAGTCTGCCGTTTGTCTGAAGTTACAGTGCGGGTTGTATAAAAAGTAAAGTAACTTAACCAGGGCGTTAATATAATTTTATGTGTTTTGTGTAATATTTTAATTTTAAAATAAACTTGCTTTATATGTAACATTTTGGTAATATTGTAATCGAATCGTAACACGATTCAAAAAGAAGGGGTTGAGTGTCATGAATAAACTTGTAAAATTAGTATTATCTAGCACAATTGTTTTAGGCACTGCAATGGGCGCAAATGTAGTACAAGATAATGAGACTAGCACTGAAGCACATGCGGCAACCAAACCTTGGTATAACTACACAGGGTATACAGCATCACAAGGTAGTTTTGTCTTAGATCAGAATTTCATTAACGCTGTTAAATATAATAACTTCACAATTAATGGTTATACTATGGATGGCAAAGTTAGTGAAAAGGGTTCTAAATTTGTTTATCCATATGACCAAAAAATTGCAAAGACAAGTAAAAATACAGGTTCTGTTGTATATTTAAAATTAGGAAAGAGTGTTACGAGCAAACAAATTATTGATAAATATGGAAAACCAGAAATAGATAATGTGACTGAAAAAACTGGGGATTATCGTTATCACATTGGTTATTCTTCAATTGATTTTTATGTAAAAGATGGTTATGCATATAAAGCGATGTTAGATACACATTATAATAAGAATTAATTAAGTTTGAAATTGTAAAAAATAATTTAGAAAATCCTTATAAATATTAAAAAATCAGACCTCCTGTCTTCTAAGTAGGAGGTCTGATTATTTTAGCGAATGTCTTTGACGACTTTACCACCAATGCCAACAACTTTAATATTGTCTGGATGTTTGATTAACCCGATGTCGTCTAATGGATTGTTATCTACCATGATGAAGTCGGCTTTTTTGTTGATTTCTACCGTACCTAAGTAGTCTTGGTAGCCGAGGCATTCGGCTGAGGTTTGTGTTGATGCTACGATGGCTTGCATAGGTGTCATACCATGCTCGACCATTAATTCTAATTCGCGTAAGTTGGTACCGTGTTTAAAGACGCCTGCATCTGTTCCCATAGCAATTTTCACGCCGGCTTTTACTGCTTTATTAAAACTTGTCGTATGTGCATCAATTACTTCTTTAGACTTATGAATGGATGTTTCTGACATGCCTAATTCATCGGCAAATTCTATAACAGAAACTGGTGCTAATAATGTTGGTACAAGGAACATATTTTTAGCTTTCATGCCTTCAATTGCTTCATCGTCTAAATAAATGCCATGTTCGATAGAATGAATGCCTGCTTCGATACAATTTTTTACGCCTTGTAATCCTTGAGCATGGGCCATCACTTTACGGTTATCTCTAAATTGTGCTTCCTGTACCATAACTTTGAGTTCTTCAACTGAAAATTGAGCATAGTCTGGGTGGTCAGTAGGACTAGTAACGCCACCAGTTGCATGGACTTTAATTACGTCGGCACCAGCTTGTAGCATTTGACGTACTTTTTTGCGTACTTCTTCTACACCATCACAAATACCATTAGGTAAACCGGGATAATCTTCTAAAAAGCTAGGCATGACAATACCAGATTTAGTCAGTTTATCACCATGTCCACCAGTTATAGTCAAAGCGTTAATGCTTACTTGCATGCGTGGCCCTAAAATCAAACCGTCTTGAACTGCTTCTTTAATACCTTGATCGGCACCTAATGCGTCACGTACTGTTGTTACACCGCAATCAACGGTACGTTTCAAATGGTCGATTGCTTGATAAAAAGTATATGAAAAAGGTGTAGCTAATTTTTGTGCTAAAGGTTTCATTTCTTCCATAAGATGCACGTGGCTATCTATCATGCCGGGCAATAAATATTTACCTTGTCCATCAATAACTTCATTATCCTCAACATTAAGATTTGCGCCGATTACAGCAAATTCATCATTTTGTATATACACATCTACGTTGCTTTGTACCTCGCGTCCTGTTCCATCTATCAAATTAATATTTTTAATTAACATTGTATCCCTCCATTTGTTATTTCATAAAGTTCATCAATATACCTGTTAAAATAACCGAAGCTACGGTTACGGAAGTAAAGCCACCGATTAACATTGGACTTAGTAATTCTTTGAACAGTGCTTCGCGTTCTTTTTTATTTTTAGCCATCGTACGACTCACTTCTTCACATAACATAAAGTCACCAGGGAAACCGTATAAGGCGGTTAATGCTACTGGTAAAGCTTTACTGTAACGCCAACCAATAAGTTTAGCGGCAATTGCACCACCAATTAAAATACCAATCGTACCAATCAACAATATAAGTAAAATTGCTGGCAAGTGATGCCATAAGTCATGTGGTGTTACGTCTCCCATAGAACCGATAACGATGAGCATTATCATTACAAGAATAAGTGAAAATGATTTGTTTTTCTCTAACTCAGCTTGTTGAAATAGGCCTAATTTTAAACCGATAACCCCAAAGGCTAAACTAATTAGCGAATAGTGAATGTGTGTCACTTCACCTATTAAAAATGCCAAACTTGCTAAGACGAACATAATAAATAAGCGTAATATGTCGTTTTGTAAAATAGGAAAACGATCGTGTATTGATTCAGCTTGTTGTTCTTCTTCAATCATCGTAGCTTCTTCAGTTGAATTGTATTCATTTTCTAAATAGTGTTTGCTGTAACGTTTCATAATTATTGAACTTAAAGGTAAACCAATCACGCCTTGTAAGCCTTGAACTAAGGCAGGTAAGACGATTAAATAACCTAAATGTAATTCTTTTAATTTATCGATTGTAATTAACAAGGCTACGATACCCCCTGAAATAGGGCCAACACCTGATGCAGCGATACGGAAATCGTAAACGAGTGATACGATCGTTAAAATGGCGACAGTAGATCCCATAATCCCAAAAATAGAAATAACGACGGCTTTCCACTGTTTCTTTAATGTTGCGAGAGGCATCATCGTCCCCATATGCATAATCGCTGGCGCAATCGCAAGCGCACCTAATGACGGTATAACAGCCGAATCCAAAATGTTCTTAGGAAATACGCCGAACCATTTGAGCAGTAGAAAGCTGACCATTGCCGTAAGTAACATCGGTATCCTCGCCTTAGATAAGGTCGAAATAACTTCTCCAAGCGCAATCAACGCAAATAGCGCTGTTGCAGAAATAATAGGTTCACTCCACATAAAACTTCCCCCTCCCCAAAATGAGTTAGTAAGTATCATAGCACTTATAAAGTAAGTTGTTAACATTAAATTAAGAATTTTCAGAAAATATATTTGTGATTTGATAATTAAATTATTATTAGTGAAATTAGAAAATTGATTGACTTAAAGTATTGATGCAAACTTATAAAAATTTTAGTGCAGTAAAGTGACTTTGTAACCTAATATTTATCATGATTTGTGTATGTTTTTACATATATATAACTGTCATATTATTGTATTTTTTACAATTTTAAGAATTTTTTATTTTTCTTAAAGTTATGTGTAATCGTCTTGAAATAGCATTATGTAGGTATATTACGAATTTTATATTAATAGGTTAATGATAAAAATTTATTAAATGCCTATTGTATTTAATATAGATGATGATAGAATTAAGTTAATGAAAATGATTATCAATGTCACTTTCAACTAGTTTTATTGGATTTTTTTGCGAAAGGTTATAGGTAAGTCATTATGAAATTCTTCTTCAGTAGTATCTTTCTATTTATAGTTTTACTGTTGTTAACGATTCTTTCTCTGTTTATAGGCGTAAGTAAGGTATCAATCACCGATATATTCCACTTAACCAAAGAGCAAACTAATATTATCGTTTCAAGTCGTATACCTAGGACGGTCAGTATTTTAATTTCTGGGAGCACTTTAGCGCTTGCGGGGTTAATAATGCAGCAAATGATGCAAAATAAATTTGTGAGTCCTACGACGGCAGGTACGATGGAATGGGCCAAATTGGGGATTTTAATATCTATGTTATTTTTTCCTCAACAAAACATTCTTATTAAATTGATCTTTGCGGTAGGTTTAAGTCTTTGTGGGACTTTCCTATTTGTGAAATTAGTGCAGTACATCCGTTTTACAGACGTTATTTTTATTCCTTTATTAGGTATTATGCTCGGTGGTATTGTTTCTAGTTTTTCAACATTTATAGCGTTGCAAACCAATACAGTTCAAAGTATTGGCAACTGGTTAAATGGTAATTTTGCGATTATTACTAGTGGTAGATACGAAATCTTATACTTAAGTGTTCCATTATTATTTCTTACATATATATTTGCGAATCATTTTACAATTGCGGGGATGGGAAAAGATTTTAGTAGCAACTTAGGCGTTAATTACGAAAAGATAGTCAATATAGGATTGTTTATATCGGCAATCATTACGGCGATTGTCGTAGTTACTGTTGGGACATTACCGTTCTTAGGGTTAATCGTTCCAAATATTGTGTCAATTTTTAAAGGAGATAACTTAAAGAATGCATTGCCGCATACGGCTTTATTAGGGGCAATCTTTGTCATGTTCTCCGACATCATTGGTAGAGTTATTGTTTATCCGTATGAAATAAATATCGGCTTAACTATCGGCGTCTTTGGCACTATTATTTTTATAATCTTGCTGATGAAAGGACGACACAATTATGCAAATGACTGATAAAACAAAATTACTGTTCCTAATGATATTAACAGTAATAGTCGGTGGGCTTTACCTTATCGTAGGTATTAACTTTGATATTTTCGAGTACCAATTTTTCAGCCGGTTAAGAAAGTTATGCTTGATGTTGTTAGTTGGGGGTGCCATTGCATCATCAGTAGTCATTTTCCAAGCGATTACGAATAACCGTTTATTAACACCGTCAATCATAGGCCTGGACGCTGTCTATATGTTTGTGAAGGTATTAATTGTCGTTGTGTTTGGGGTGCAATCAGCTTTAGTGACCAATACATATTATAGCTTTGCTATTAGTTTAGTTGTCATGATTGTATTTTCATTATTCCTCTTCCAAGGCATTTTTAGTATGGCTAACGTTTCAGTCTACTTTATATTACTAATTGGTGTTGTATTAGGGACATTTTTTAGAAGTTTAACAGGGTTTTTAGAGTTAATCATTAATCCAGAAGATTTTCTTGCCGTACAAAGTTCAATGTTCGCAAACTTCGATGCTTCTAACAGTAAATTGATGTTGCTAAGTACTTTTATACTCGTTATTTTAGTTTTAATTACCGTATTTTTTATACCGTACTTAGACGTGCTGTTGTTAGGGCGCAGTCATGCTATTAATTTAGGTATTTCTTATAAAAATTTAACGCGCTTATTGTTAATTCTTGTTGCAATACTTGTATCTGTATCGACTGCATTGGTTGGTCCTATTACATTTCTTGGATTATTAACGGTTAACCTTGCCCGTGAAATGTTAAATACGTTCAAGCACAAATATATTTTACCCGCGACGATATGTATTAGTTGGTTAAGTTTATTTATTGCACAAGGCGTAGTGGAAAACTTATTTGAAGCAACAACTCAAGTCAGTATTATTATTGATTTAGTAGGTGGTAGCTACTTTATCTATTTATTAGTCAAAAGGAGGCATTCAAATTGATTAGTATTCAAGGAGTTAATAAAACGATTCAAGACAAGCCGATTTTAAAAGATATCAATGTTGATATTAAAAAGGGACGTCTAACTTCCATGATTGGACCTAATGGTGCTGGTAAAAGTACGTTGTTATCGATTATTACACGACTTATAGAGTCTGATAATGGCGAAGTGAAGATTGAGGATAAGGCAATCACTGACTATAAAAGTAATGAATTAGCGAAAAAGTTATCGATTTTAAAACAAACGAACCATACAGAATTAAATATCACTGTAGAGCAATTAGTGGAATTCGGACGTTTTCCATATTGCAAAGGGCGCTTGAAAAAAGAAGACAAAGAACAAGTAGAATACGCGCTCGAAATCTTGCAGTTACAAGAAATTAGAGATCGTTATTTAAAAACATTATCTGGTGGTCAAAGACAACGTGCATATTTAGCAATGACGATTGCGCAAAATACGGATTATATCTTATTAGATGAACCATTAAATAATTTAGATATGAAACATTCTGTACAAATTATGCAAACATTACGTCGACTTGCAAAATCTCTAAATAAAACAATTATCGTGGTTATCCATGATATTAATTTCGCTTCTTGTTATTCAGACGATATTATCGCGCTTAAAGATGGAGAAATAGTCGAAGCGAGTGCGAAGGACGATGTTATACAACCCGATGTATTGAATACGCTATATGATATGGAAGTGCGCATCGAAGATGTTATGGGACAGCGTATTTGCATTTACTTTGATGAAACGACCGTTAACGAGGCGCCTTATTTAGCACAGACTTTATAAAAAGTAACGCTTTGCATTGAAGGGAGTGAGGCCACTTTAAATTTATAACAAGTTTAGGGTGTATATCAGGGGGACAAAAAATTAAAATATAGAGGAGTTTAGATATGAAGAAATATGCTTTAATACTTATAGTAGGTTTAATGTTTTTATTAGCAGCTTGTAACAACGGAAAATCGGGTGACGACAAGGGAACTAAGTCAGAATCGAAAAATGAAACTGTAAAAATTGAAAATAATTACCAAGCAAGTGGTGAGAAAAAAGACGGTAGCGATGCAAAAGATGTAAAAGAAACTGTCGAAGTACCTAAAAATCCTAAGAATGCAATTGTGTTTGATTATGGGGCATTAGACACATTAAAAGAATTAGGACTTGAAGATAAAGTAAAAGGACTACCTAAAGGCGAAGGTAACAAATCGTTACCAGACTTCTTAAGTGACTTTAAAGATGATAAATACATAAACACTGGTAACTTAAAAGAAGTTAATTTTGACAAAGTAGCAGAAGCTAAACCTGAAGTGATTTTCATTTCTGGTCGAGTAGCAAATCAAAAAAATCTTGATGAATTTAAAAAAGCAGCACCAAAAGCTAAAATTGTATACGTTGGTCCAGACGCTAAAAATAGCG
The Staphylococcus kloosii genome window above contains:
- a CDS encoding response regulator transcription factor is translated as MNHVLIVDDEQDIREICKTYFEFEGYEVTTACDGKDALSKLNDGVDLIILDIMMPELNGYKVVEEMKAQGLDIPYIYLTAKTTESETIYGLMLGADDYVKKPFSPRELVIRAKNILARASQKPTHKDIIECGSLILNNLTKTAEINGQELGFRIKEFELLWYFATHETIAISKSELLEKVWGYAYYEDMNTLNVHIHRIREKLEACQYDEYTIATVWGLGYKFQRSV
- a CDS encoding sensor histidine kinase, encoding MSIRKQLFYAFIVSILITTLFVCVLYKLMWFNAHQTIMLTLGSFISSMITMIIAIFLLAPTIQKIEQLNIQTQQIAQGNFNIESLPITSPKELKELNISFTMMIAKIQAQMADIQLEQDEKIAMIQNLAHDLKTPLASIKSYSEGLKDGIIHDTEDIAAAYRILITQTDRLSQMFDDLTDLIAVNRTEQLQATINMDQLLIPVLESYQQQLTTEHRDVQLNIDHTIPPFQQDKVALERIITNFIDNALKFSAKGTPIKIDVNNPSNNQLAISVTDKGIGIKESQLPHIFKRTYRVEASRNKSTGGTGLGLYIAQTLAERIGGDIKVNSVFSKGTTITLTFPIQSS
- the fadH gene encoding 2,4-dienoyl-CoA reductase: MKDKVIIVTGGSSGMGKAMAKRFVEEGANVVITGRTPEKLEATKQEIEQREGQVLCVAMDVRDPEKVQQTVDETLEQFGKIDGLVNNAAGNFICPAEDLSLNGWNSVINIVLNGTWYCTQAVGKHWIEQGHKGVIVNIVAPYSWTSGPGVIHSASAKAGVLSMTRTIAIEWGSKYGIRANAIAPGPIDNTGGAQRLTLSEDARQQTLDSVPLNRMGQPEEIAGLARFLFSDEASYINGDCITMDGGQWLNRNPF
- the trhO gene encoding oxygen-dependent tRNA uridine(34) hydroxylase TrhO produces the protein MDYRVLLFYKYVTIDDPETFAAEHLQFCKDNDLKGRILVSSEGINGTVSGPKEVTDNYIAHMRADTRFSDIVFKIDEAEGHAFKKMHVRPRNEIVALDLEDDVNPKELTGKYLSPTEFRDALQSDDTVVIDARNDYEYDLGHFRGAIRPNITRFRDLPDWIKENKEQFMDKKIVTYCTGGIRCEKFSGWLLKEGFEDVSQLKDGIATYGKDPETKGEFWDGKMYVFDERISVEINQVDKTVVGKEWFDGTPCERYINCSNPECNRQILVSEENEERYLGACSHECAAHERNRYVQKHDISEEEKAKRLENFKDLVNQ
- the isaB gene encoding immunodominant staphylococcal antigen IsaB family protein, with the translated sequence MNKLVKLVLSSTIVLGTAMGANVVQDNETSTEAHAATKPWYNYTGYTASQGSFVLDQNFINAVKYNNFTINGYTMDGKVSEKGSKFVYPYDQKIAKTSKNTGSVVYLKLGKSVTSKQIIDKYGKPEIDNVTEKTGDYRYHIGYSSIDFYVKDGYAYKAMLDTHYNKN
- a CDS encoding metal-dependent hydrolase family protein — its product is MLIKNINLIDGTGREVQSNVDVYIQNDEFAVIGANLNVEDNEVIDGQGKYLLPGMIDSHVHLMEEMKPLAQKLATPFSYTFYQAIDHLKRTVDCGVTTVRDALGADQGIKEAVQDGLILGPRMQVSINALTITGGHGDKLTKSGIVMPSFLEDYPGLPNGICDGVEEVRKKVRQMLQAGADVIKVHATGGVTSPTDHPDYAQFSVEELKVMVQEAQFRDNRKVMAHAQGLQGVKNCIEAGIHSIEHGIYLDDEAIEGMKAKNMFLVPTLLAPVSVIEFADELGMSETSIHKSKEVIDAHTTSFNKAVKAGVKIAMGTDAGVFKHGTNLRELELMVEHGMTPMQAIVASTQTSAECLGYQDYLGTVEINKKADFIMVDNNPLDDIGLIKHPDNIKVVGIGGKVVKDIR
- a CDS encoding ABC transporter permease, which translates into the protein MKFFFSSIFLFIVLLLLTILSLFIGVSKVSITDIFHLTKEQTNIIVSSRIPRTVSILISGSTLALAGLIMQQMMQNKFVSPTTAGTMEWAKLGILISMLFFPQQNILIKLIFAVGLSLCGTFLFVKLVQYIRFTDVIFIPLLGIMLGGIVSSFSTFIALQTNTVQSIGNWLNGNFAIITSGRYEILYLSVPLLFLTYIFANHFTIAGMGKDFSSNLGVNYEKIVNIGLFISAIITAIVVVTVGTLPFLGLIVPNIVSIFKGDNLKNALPHTALLGAIFVMFSDIIGRVIVYPYEINIGLTIGVFGTIIFIILLMKGRHNYAND
- a CDS encoding iron chelate uptake ABC transporter family permease subunit — its product is MQMTDKTKLLFLMILTVIVGGLYLIVGINFDIFEYQFFSRLRKLCLMLLVGGAIASSVVIFQAITNNRLLTPSIIGLDAVYMFVKVLIVVVFGVQSALVTNTYYSFAISLVVMIVFSLFLFQGIFSMANVSVYFILLIGVVLGTFFRSLTGFLELIINPEDFLAVQSSMFANFDASNSKLMLLSTFILVILVLITVFFIPYLDVLLLGRSHAINLGISYKNLTRLLLILVAILVSVSTALVGPITFLGLLTVNLAREMLNTFKHKYILPATICISWLSLFIAQGVVENLFEATTQVSIIIDLVGGSYFIYLLVKRRHSN
- a CDS encoding iron ABC transporter ATP-binding protein, with translation MISIQGVNKTIQDKPILKDINVDIKKGRLTSMIGPNGAGKSTLLSIITRLIESDNGEVKIEDKAITDYKSNELAKKLSILKQTNHTELNITVEQLVEFGRFPYCKGRLKKEDKEQVEYALEILQLQEIRDRYLKTLSGGQRQRAYLAMTIAQNTDYILLDEPLNNLDMKHSVQIMQTLRRLAKSLNKTIIVVIHDINFASCYSDDIIALKDGEIVEASAKDDVIQPDVLNTLYDMEVRIEDVMGQRICIYFDETTVNEAPYLAQTL
- a CDS encoding ferrated catecholamine ABC transporter substrate-binding lipoprotein SstD, with amino-acid sequence MKKYALILIVGLMFLLAACNNGKSGDDKGTKSESKNETVKIENNYQASGEKKDGSDAKDVKETVEVPKNPKNAIVFDYGALDTLKELGLEDKVKGLPKGEGNKSLPDFLSDFKDDKYINTGNLKEVNFDKVAEAKPEVIFISGRVANQKNLDEFKKAAPKAKIVYVGPDAKNSVDSMKDSAKKLGQIYDKEDEVKDLNKKLDDKIAGIKEKTEKVKDKKAMFLLVNEGELSTFGAGQRFGAVVFDTMGFKPADSKIKGSNHGQNITNEYIAQKNPGIIFAMDRGQVVSGNSTAKKTLSNDVIKNVDAVKNNKIYELDPKLWYFSTGSVTTLTKQIDEVEKAMDKK